The following coding sequences lie in one Oncorhynchus gorbuscha isolate QuinsamMale2020 ecotype Even-year linkage group LG10, OgorEven_v1.0, whole genome shotgun sequence genomic window:
- the LOC124045593 gene encoding glutathione hydrolase 7: MYNPANDAVAGYSSGTMTEKDPSLETTLGSAYSPVDYMSITSFPRLPEDDVVSGENTLKSRKDDDNFLSEQDTDPDLFLKSARLQRLPSSASDLASHDITPLRETTRDPLAEGCACQRDGLTVIITACLTFATGVTIALIMQIYFGDPQIFNQGAVVTDVAQCTSLGFEALEKQGSSVDAAIAAALCLGIIHPHTSGIGGGGVMLVHDIRRNESRVIDFSETAPSAILEDMLQTNLELKPGLMVGVPGMLSGMHQAHQLYGRMPWKDVVSMAADVARSGFNVTHDLAEALAKVKDKNVSEAFRALFLPNGQPPLSGLFSRRPDLAAILDAVAANGIAEFYSGNLTQEMAAAVQARGGVLSEEDFGNYTTVLQQPAESFYQGHHVMAAPAPSAGAALITALNILEGYNITSQVPRNSTYHWIAESLKIAVALASGLGDPMYDSSISDMVTQMLSKSQAVLLRQMINDSQAFPPGHYTPSYALEEGAVASQVMVMGPDDFIVSVMSSLNRPFGSRIVTPSGILLNSQILDFSWSNKTQTSQPPNPHNVIQPGKRPLSFLVPTAVRPRLGLCGTYVALGSSNGDRALSGITQVLMNVLSSRKNLSDSLAYGRLHPQLQPDTLLVDSEFLEEDVEVLQFKGHQVQRVDVLSLVEGTRRTNDLIIGVKDPRSADASALTMSMNMP, from the exons ATGTATAACCCTGCCAACGATGCCGTGGCTGGGTACTCCAGCGGCACCATGACGGAGAAAGACCCGAGCCTGGAGACGACCCTGGGAAGTGCCTACTCACCGGTGGACTACATGAGCATTACCAGCTTCCCCCGGTTACCCGAGGATGACGTGGTTTCCGGGGAAAACACTCTCAAATCACGAAAAGATGATGACAACTTCCTTAGCGAGCAAGACACAG ACCCAGACCTGTTTCTGAAGTCAGCCCGTCTACAGCGTCTCCCGTCCTCCGCCTCTGACCTGGCCAGCCATGACATCACACCCCTGCGGGAGACCACCAGAGACCCCTTAGCCGAGGGCTGTGCCTGCCAGAGAGATGGCCTCACTGTCATCATCACAGCCTGCCTCACCtttgccacaggagtcactattGCTCTCATCATGCAGATCTACTTCGGAGacccacag ATCTTTAACCAGGGGGCGGTGGTGACTGACGTGGCCCAGTGTACATCTCTGGGCTTCGAGGCCCTGGAGAAGCAAGGCTCCAGTGTGGATGCTGCCATCGCTGCTGCTCTCTGCCTGGGCATcatacacccacacacctccGGCATCGGCGG TGGAGGCGTGATGCTAGTGCATGACATCCGTAGGAACGAGAGCAGGGTCATAGACTTCAGTGAGACAGCGCCCTCTGCCATCCTGGAGGACATGTTACAGACCAACCTGGAGCTCAAG CCTGGCCTGATGGTTGGAGTTCCGGGCATGCTCAGTGGTATGCACCAGGCCCACCAGCTTTACGGAAG AATGCCTTGGAAGGATGTAGTCTCCATGGCAGCAGATGTGGCCAGAAGTGGTTTCAATGTTACACATGACCTGG CTGAGGCCCTGGCCAAGGTCAAGGACAAGAATGTGTCGGAGGCTTTCCGTGCCCTGTTTCTCCCCAATGGTCAGCCTCCCCTCTCCGGCCTGTTCTCCCGACGACCCGACCTGGCCGCCATCTTGGACGCTGTGGCAGCCAATGGGATTGCAGAGTTCTACAGTGGAAACCTGACCCAGGAAATGGCAGCCGCA GTGCAAGCCAGAGGAGGAGTTCTCTCTGAGGAGGACTTTGGGAATTACACCACTGTCCTACAGCAGCCAGCTGAGAGTTTCTATCAGG GGCACCATGTGATGGCAGCCCCAGCCCCCAGTGCAGGAGCAGCTCTGATCACAGCTCTGAACATTCTGGAAGGCTACAACATCACCAGCCAGGTCCCGCGCAACAGCACCTACCACTGGATTGCTGAG tctctgaaGATTGCTGTGGCCCTGGCCAGTGGGCTGGGAGACCCCATGTATGACTCTTCCATCTCAGACATGGTCACACAGATGCTCAG TAAGTCCCAGGCAGTGCTGCTCCGCCAGATGATCAATGATTCCCAGGCATTCCCCCCGGGTCACTACACGCCCTCATACGCCCTGGAGGAGGGCGCCGTGGCCAGTCAGGTCATGGTTATGGGGCCTGACGACTTCATTGTCTCCGTCATGAG CTCCTTGAACCGTCCGTTTGGCAGTAGGATAGTGACACCGTCTGGGATCCTGTTGAACAGCCAGATCCTGGACTTCTCATGGTCCAACAAGACCCAAACCTCTCAGCCTCCGAACCCG caTAATGTCATCCAGCCTGGTAAGAGGCCCCTGTCCTTCCTGGTGCCCACGGCAGTGAGGCCTCGCCTGGGTTTGTGTGGCACCTATGTGGCCCTGGGATCCTCCAACGGGGACCGGGCCCTCAGTGGCATCACCCAGGTGTTGATGAATGTCCTGTCCTCTCGTAAAAACCTGAGTGATAGTTTGGCGTATGGTAGACTTCACCCACAGTTGCAACCCGACACTCTCTTGGTGGACT CTGAGTTCCTGGAGGAGGATGTGGAAGTGCTGCAGTTCAAAGGTCACCAGGTGCAGAGGGTAGACGTCCTCTCATTGGTGGAGGGCACCAGGAGGACCAATGACCTCATCATCGGGGTGAAGGACCCGCGTAGTGCAGACGCCTCGGCCCTCACCATGTCCATGAACATGCCCTA